The Felis catus isolate Fca126 chromosome B2, F.catus_Fca126_mat1.0, whole genome shotgun sequence region ACCGGAAAATTTAGTTACATATATGGCTTGTGTATGTGGCTCATATCATATTTCTATTGTACAGCTTTTATATAGACTATACAGGTAAAACAGTGATATGGGACCATGGAAGAAACCTTCTTTTGCACATGGAAGAATTGACAAGACACCAAGAAGATAAAAGATGTGAaagcataggggtgcctgagtgtttcagtcggttagacatctgacttccgcccaggtcatgatcttgcggtttgtagATTCAAGCCCCAAGCaagctggcagcttggagcctggagcctgcttcagattctgtctccctctctctgcctctcatccgctcacactctgtctgtctctcaaaataataagtaaacatcaaaagaaaaataaaaggtgtgAAAGCATAGAACCGGCCATCTAGATATCTAGGCTTAATAGTAGCAGGAACATATTCAGCCAGTATTGCTTCCATCTCACATCAACTTGATATTTCTTTTCCCAGATTTAGTGAGATATGTTTGAAAAATTATAGTGTACAAGCGAAGGTataaaatgtgatgatttgatacacatatatattgtgaagtgaTTAGGTTAGACCTCTATCCATCTATAGTTActgtttgtcttatttatttattttttttggtggtgaGACCATTCAGTATCTACTACTGTTTTAGCAACTtgcaagtatataatacagtattgttaactgtagtcaccatactgtacacTGGatcccagaatttattcatcttatgactggaagtttgtacattttgacaAACATctcccatttctcccacctcctagcccctgacaaccacAATTCTGTTTCTATTAGTTtggattttttagattctacatacaagtgagatgatacattatttgtctttctctgacttatctcccttagcacaatgccctcaagatccatccgtgttgttgcaaatgtccagatttccttcttcctcatggccgaataatattgcattgtatatatacatgtatatatatacatatatatacatgtatatatatggcaTGATCAGCCCTCCATGGTTTCCTATTGCCCTTTAGAGAACACCTAGCTTCTTTCTCGCGGTCCTCAAGTCCTCCCAGTCTAGCCTCAAGCCACTTCCAGTTGCTTTTCTTATTCCAGATTTGCTGTAATTTTCAGGTTCTTGTGTACTTCCTCAACTCTGCGGCACTGAATGTGCCTTTCCCTCCCCTTGACACTTTCTCTTGTGCAGCCACAACATTGGGCTCACTTCTCTTCATCTTTCAGGCCTCCTTTTGTCCCAGAGACTATCTTTGTCCCCATTCTATCTCCTACTCAGATAGGAACCCCATGATTCACCAACTTCCTTCTCCAGTTTCTCAGTCCCTAGCTTTCCTGCTTCTGCTACATGTTAGTGTTCAATGCCTTCACTCCCTGCTATGGTATAAGAATCACACAGGATCCTCAGCCCCCAGCAAAggtctgacacacacacacacacagtctttatCCATCTTCTTTACCCTTTTATTCATAGATAAATACATAAGTTGTTtctatatcttagctattgtgaataatgttgcaatgaacatgggagtgcagatacctctttgagatcCTATTTTTATTCACTTCACTTTGGATAtagacccagaagtggaattgctgggtcatatggtagttctacttttaatttcttgggGAACCTCTACATTGTTTTTCATGGTATCTATACCAATttccatacccattagcagtgcACAGGGCTCTCTTTTCCCCTTGCCAGGACTTGTTGTCACTTGCCTTTTTAATTCTAGCCACTTCAAAGGGTGTAAGGTGATagatttctcattgtggtttttatttgaatttccctgaagttgaatgatgttgagcaagttctcatgtatctgttggccatttgcatgccTTCTTTGAGAGACGATCTATTCAgtgtttctgcccatttttaaatcaagttgcTTTTTGAAATTGagctgtataattttttaaacattttgcatattaacccctgatatagatggtttgcaaatgttttctctcattctatacattgtctcttcattttgttgatctcCACTAGAGTCTTTTGtattgttgaaaattttttttccaattataaatattgaggaaaaaaaaaaactcctgacCCCATTTTGGTCTCTAGCTACcagttcttttcctttgttcaatttatttccaaactctttaaaataattttctatattttctcttaaatttccatcctctcattctctcttgaaCCAGGTTTTTGCCTCTTCCACTCTCCTGTGATTGCTCTAGCAATGGTTTTCAAAGACTTCCACGTGCTCAATCATTTGgatatttctttgtctttattttagttGCCTTTTTAGAGATAGTTGATTCATGCTTTAAGAGGCATTTTAAGACACTATATTACCTAGTTGTCCCCTAAATATGTTTGGGAACTTGGTAGAATATTGATAAAGGGTTGACATGTTTTTATCCCCAACTTTTATCATTACAGAGACTATTTGTGCTGTCTAGTAATTACATTGTGGATGAAATAACAGATTTTATGCATTTTCCCACCCCATTCAGGACTAAGTAAAAAAATGCTCAGTTAAGGTTTTATAAGTCTAGATTCTAGCCAAAGTTCACATTGTATTGGAACGCAGTTAAATAGTATTAGTATTACATAGTTTTCAATGAATATGCCTTTGTGAATGAGCAGAActtggagagaagaaaggaatggcCAGTGAGTATCACCGTAGTCTACTGTGGCTTAAGCATTCATTTTGTGCTTAGGTTTTCTGTTCCTCAATGTCAATAACATGATGATGACGTTTAGACAATTGATAAGTCTATGGGTATTAATTTTCATGAATCAGATTTCTACTAAGGTCATGGTTAAGTTGGTAAATGCTCAATTGTATAAGTTTAGGTGACTCGTGACAGATCAAAAGTGGTTGTATAAAACTTGTATCCATATGTTAGAAAATTAACACCAGATATATCTCTATCATAAACCTCTAGcttagagaaaataagaaaggtcCTACCTCATTCCACGGAATATGTAATTAACATCTAGAGAGGAAGATATCAATATTggcttatgtgtttatttattacagaaattCTAATTATATTCCTATACCTCTCTGCACTGGTGTATGAACTTCTTTGGTCACAGGTACATCTTCAAGTTTAGTCTTCTTCAAACAACCTCTCAATGCAGCAAATTTTACTTGGTGAGAGACATATATCaatttgcttttcatatttaaagCAGCATCTTCTACAGTAACCAAAATTTTGTGAGCACCGATTAGGATCCACCAAGGTACATGTGGCTACAGTAAAAGAAGAGTAACTGAAATTACTGATCTCATATTTAAGAACATATTATTTCTGGTTACAAAGAGGTACTATGTGTACATTGCAACAAACTTaggaaaatgtcaaaaaataagaaaacactaaaatattatacattcccatatatatataatacttaaatatgttttaaattaatctatattacatttttatgttatatattattcttCTCaacaagatttaaaatttttagaacaaCATAATATTCCCTGGAAATATATGACAATTCAtccaatttttttcaattaggtcatatttaaatttttaatattttaggattATGATAAGAAGCAAAATTTtagtacatattttaatattcacatgACACATATTTAAGATAATTGTGGAAGAGTTAGATCCACACcaacaatatatgtaaatttttcccccaaataaaatggTATCCACTGCAATTTTAGTTTTTATGCTACTGGTATTTGTTTTGaacacttcttattttttaattgttcataTACTTTTCTTGTTATgttgttatataatttttttaaaaataattcatatgagttctttttaaaaaaattttaaagactttattttttagagcagttttagatttataacaaaattgagaggaaggtacagagatttcctatgtACTCCCTGCCCCCATATATGCATAAtcttccccattatcaacatcgtTCACCAGAAGGGTACATTTTTTAGcaaggatgaacctacactgGAAAGTTGGAAACCTTCAAGTTGGAAAGAACTGATGTCTTGAAAATGTtgagtcagggcgcctgggtggcgcagtcggttaagcgtccaacttcagccaggtcacgatctcgcggtctgggagttcgagccccgcatcgggctctgggctgatggctcagagcctggagcctgcttccgattctgtgtctccctctctctctgcccctcccccattcatgctctgtctctctctgtctcaaaaataaataaatgttaaaaaaaattaaaaaaaaaaaaagaaaatgttgagtcTTCCTATtcataaacatgatttttttcctctattcatCTAattatttgattccatttattatcattttctaattttcttcatatagatcattacatatttattagacttatacctaagtatttcattttggggggtgttaataaatggtattgtttttaatttcaaattccacttgctCATTGTTGtgtataggaaagcaattgactttaTATGTTAACCTTGTATCCTATGATCTTactataatcacttattagttctatcaatttttgcttcataaCTTTATTCTCTGTTATTAGTCACACACTCATTAagaattgttttgtctttttgaagaATTACCAAGAGTTCTTCATATTTTAAGGGTAATAACTTTTACCCATTATttgcaaaacaatttttttctatagttgtttttattttgttaattgtgtTTTTAGATAACAACAGTTTTATTATAAGACAATgcatgctcattttttaaaatgtaagattcTTATAattaaacatacagaaatatacaGAGCAGTTAATGTAGTATTCCACCTTCACTATAAGATATTCTTGcatgaaatcttttcatttttctattttatttattatagtatTTTCTCCTTAAATCAATAATAATTATCAGAAAAGTAGTTAACTTCATTTCTCCTAAATCATTAATAATTATCCCCTATTGTTTTTTGAAATATTCTCTTCATGCCTTGAGATGATTTCATGATATTCTTAGTGCTGCTGTACTCTAAATTCTCACAAACTCTAGGTCTATTTTGAACTATTTATTCTATTTGGTAAGCAGATGTGGATACttggaacaaaaacaaatagcTAATCaagatatatatagaaaaaatgtgatttattgtattttatttctttatatataaattaagaaaaaagtaaaataaaacttgcaGAACAGTGCCCAAACACAAATACTCAATGAAGAGTATTATTGAAAATTAAGCCCTTATGTAAACATCATCCAGATCAGAAAGTAGAACATTGGTGTCATCACTTTGTGCTCCCTCTCAATCATATTCCATTCTactctttcattttcaaaataaaccaTTATCTTGACATAATATTTTGTCTAAGTTTGCcgattttaaaactttatgtgAATGCAATGGCACAGTATATACATCTTCATGTCTGATTTCCTTTGCTGaagatttgtttttgagattcatctatgttttaTGTAATTAGTTGTTTCAAATGTATTATAATGTAGtggtttttgtatattatt contains the following coding sequences:
- the DEFB114 gene encoding beta-defensin 114, giving the protein MAVVLATRNRREHSQPEKDIYETPTAIIILMVKDGIECISSKIKDKISNFSYSSFTVATCTLVDPNRCSQNFGYCRRCCFKYEKQIDICLSPSKICCIERLFEED